The Cherax quadricarinatus isolate ZL_2023a unplaced genomic scaffold, ASM3850222v1 Contig700, whole genome shotgun sequence genome window below encodes:
- the LOC138851469 gene encoding dentin sialophosphoprotein-like, with amino-acid sequence MIGEDDRRSSDRRDDRRSSDRRDDRRCSDRRDDRRSSDRRDDRRSSDRRDDRRSSDRRDDRRSSDRRDDRRSSDRRDDRRSSDRRDDRRSSDRRDDRRRDDRRSSDRRDDRRSSDRRDDRRSSDRRDDRRSSDRRDDRSDRRDDRRSSDRRDDRRSSDRRDDRRSSDRRDDRRSSDRRDDRRSSDRRDDRRSSDRRDDRRCSDRRDDRRCSDRRDDKRSSDRRDDRRSSDRRDDRRCSDRRDDRRCSDRRDDKRSSDRRDDRRCSDRRDDRRCSDRRDDRRCSDRRDDRRCSDRRDDKRSSDRRDDRRCSDRRDDRRCSDRRDDRRCSDRRDDKRSSDRRDDRRSSDRRDDRRSSDRRDDRRCSDRRDDRRCSDRRDDKRSSDRRDDKRSSNRRDDRRCSDRRDDKRINDRMDGRRSSDRMDDRRSSDGRDDRRSSDRMDDRRSSDRMDDRRSSDRMDDRRSSDGRDDRRSSDRMDDRRSSDIRDD; translated from the exons ATGATAGGAGA GGATGATAGAAGGAGCAGTGATAGGAGGGATGATAGAAGGAGCAGTGATAGGAGGGATGATAGAAGGTGCAGTGATAGGAGGGATGATAGAAGGAGCAGTGATAGGAGGGATGATAGAAGGAGCAGTGATAGGAGGGATGATAGAAGGAGCAGTGATAGGAGGGATGATAGAAGGAGCAGTGATAGGAGGGATGATAGAAGGAGCAGTGATAGGAGGGATGATAGAAGGAGCAGTGATAGGAGGGATGATAGAAGGAGCAGTGATAGGAGGGATGATAGAAG GAGGGATGATAGAAGGAGCAGTGATAGGAGGGATGATAGAAGGAGCAGTGATAGGAGGGATGATAGAAGGAGCAGTGATAGGAGGGATGATAGAAGGAGCAGTGATAGGAGGGATGATAGAAG TGATAGGAGGGATGATAGAAGGAGCAGTGATAGGAGGGATGATAGAAGGAGCAGTGATAGGAGGGATGATAGAAGGAGCAGTGATAGGAGGGATGATAGAAGGAGCAGTGATAGGAGGGATGATAGAAGGAGCAGTGATAGGAGGGATGATAGAAG GAGCAGTGATAGGAGGGATGATAGAAGGTGCAGTGATAGGAGGGATGATAGAAGGTGCAGTGATAGGAGGGATGATAAAAGGAGCAGTGATAGGAGGGATGATAGAAGGAGCAGTGATAGGAGGGATGATAGAAGGTGCAGTGATAGGAGGGATGATAGAAGGTGCAGTGATAGGAGGGATGATAAAAGGAGCAGTGATAGGAGGGATGATAGAAGGTGCAGTGATAGGAGGGATGATAGAAGGTGCAGTGATAGGAGGGATGATAGAAGGTGCAGTGATAGGAGGGATGATAGAAGGTGCAGTGATAGGAGGGATGATAAAAGGAGCAGTGATAGGAGGGATGATAGAAGGTGCAGTGATAGGAGGGATGATAGAAGGTGCAGTGATAGGAGGGATGATAGAAGGTGCAGTGATAGGAGGGATGATAAAAGGAGCAGTGATAGGAGGGATGATAGAAGGAGCAGTGATAGGAGGGATGATAGAAGGAGCAGTGATAGGAGGGATGATAGAAGGTGCAGTGATAGGAGGGATGATAGAAGGTGCAGTGATAGGAGGGATGATAAAAGGAGCAGTGATAGGAGGGATGATAAAAGGAGCAGTAATAGGAGGGATGATAGAAGGTGCAGTGATAGGAGGGATGATAAAAGGATCAATGATAGGATGGATGGTAGAAGGAGCAGTGATAGGATGGATGATAGAAGGAGCAGTGATGGGAGGGATGATAGAAGGAGCAGTGATAGGATGGATGATAGAAGGAGCAGTGAT